One window from the genome of Apus apus isolate bApuApu2 chromosome 12, bApuApu2.pri.cur, whole genome shotgun sequence encodes:
- the PHKA1 gene encoding phosphorylase b kinase regulatory subunit alpha, skeletal muscle isoform isoform X1, with protein sequence MRSRSNSGVRLDGYGRLVQQTILRHQDAVTGLLPAGAHHRDAWVRDNVYSILAVWGLGLAYRKNADRDEDKAKAYELEQSVVKLMRGLLQCMMRQVEKVEAFKYSQSTRDCLHAKYDTHTCATVVGDHEWGHLQMDATSLYLLMLAQMTASGLHIIHSLDEVNFIQNLVFYIEAAYKTADFGIWERGDKTNQGITELNASSVGMAKAALEALDELDLFGAKGGPQSVIRVLSDEVQHCQSILHSMLPRASTSKEVDASVLSVISYPAFAVEDSELVEITKQEIITKLQGRYGCCRFLRDGYRTPKEDPSRLYYEPAELKLFENIECEWPLFWAYLVIDGIFSGNMEQVQEYREALEGVLIKGENGLRLVPELYSVPPDKVDEEYRNPHTVDRIPMGKLPLMWGQSLYILGCLLAEGFLAPGEIDPLNRRFATVPKPDVVIQVCILAETEAIKAVLRKEDINVETVEDVYPIRVQPARILSHIYARLGRNKQLCLTGRPYRHMGVLGTSKLYKIRKNIFAFTPQFIDQQQFYLALDNKMIVEMLRTDLSYLCSRWRMTGRPTITFLVSHTMLADEAGSSVHPTVLTMLRKLQDGYFGGARIQMGKLSEFLTTSCRTHLSFMDPGPEGKVFAKSCGLSIDSFEELNAEEWLHGLQVAEDEDMYDEVAQYLDHLLQRTVPHTNLPPTAQRGGLSRFRAAVHTTRDLMSLASKAKDLHVQNVGMYVPSKIFQASQQSVKLLSSPPQHDMDAKSHALYAEMNLPHDEAGNVDCKALVDQLRVCPTLQEQADILYMLHILKGPEWHTGLDSEPGPTVKELLTELYVRVGDTRQWALIRYISGILKKKVEALDEACTDLLSHQKHLTVGLPPEPREKTISAPIPYEELVHLIDEASEKNLSVSILTQEIMVYLAMYMRTQPALFAEMFRIRIGLIIQVMATELALSLHCSAGEATENLMNLSPSDMKSLLYHILSGKEFGVERSVRSVDASFTTAVSICEVEAVGATKSERAGIVRLKSEIKQQLDKRRQSLTGSKPPSVQSRDTNLKSSLSTGHSELLGKGSFSSMLPDQGSKESRQGQWQRRRRLDGALNRVPVGFYQKVWKVLQKCHGLSVEGFVLPSSTTREMTPGEMKFAVHVESVLNRVPQPEYRQLLVEAILVLTMLVDVEVHTIGSIIAVEKILQTANDLFYEEQKALGADDHMLERDPTTGICSLLYDSAPSGRFGTMTYLSRAVAVCLYDSLPSDGCSMQ encoded by the exons atGCGCAGCCGGAGCAACTCGGGCGTGCGGCTGGACGGCTACGGGCGCCTGGTGCAGCAGACCATCCTCCGGCACCAG GACGCGGTGACGGGCTTGCTCCCCGCCGGTGCCCACCACCGGGATGCCTGGGTCCGGGACAACGTCTACAGCATCCTGGCCGTCTGGGGGCTGGGCCTGGCCTACCGCAAGAACGCCGACCGCGACGAGGACAAGGCCAAGGCCTACGAGCTGGAGCAG AGTGTGGTGAAGCTGATGCGGGGGCTGCTCCAGTGCATGATGAGACAG GTAGAGAAGGTGGAGGCATTCAAGTACAGCCAGAGCACCAGGGACTGCCTGCATGCCAAGTACGACACCCACACCTGTGCCACCGTGGTGGGGGACCATGAGTGGGGTCACCTACAGATGGATGCCACCTCCCTCTACCTGCTCATGCTGGCGCAGATGACAGCCTCAG GCCTCCACATAATTCACAGCCTGGATGAAGTCAACTTTATCCAGAACCTCGTGTTCTACATTGAAGCAGCCTACAAAACTGCG GACTTCGGGATATGGGAGCGCGGGGACAAGACGAACCAGGGCATCACCGAGTTGAATGCCAGCTCCGTAGGCATGGCCAAG GCTGCCCTGGAGGCACTGGATGAGCTGGATCTCTTTGGAGCAAAGGGAGGCCCACAGTCAGTCATACGGGTGCTGTCAGATGAggtgcagcactgccag TCCATCCTCCACTCGATGCTGCCCAGGGCCTCCACATCCAAGGAGGTGGATGCCAGTGTGCTCTCTGTCATCTCCTACCCAGCCTTTGCTGTGGAGGACAGCGAGCTGGTGGAAATCACCAAGCAAGAGATCATCACAAAGCTGCAG gGGCGCTATGGCTGCTGCCGCTTCCTGCGGGATGGATACAGGACACCTAAAGAG gaccCCAGCCGCCTCTACTACGAACCTGCAGAGCTGAAGCTGTTTGAGAACATCGAATGCGAGTGGCCTCTCTTCTGGGCCTACTTGGTCATTGATGGGATTTTCAGTGGAAACATGGAGCAG gTGCAGGAATACCGGGAAGCCCTTGAGGGGGTTCTCATCAAGGGGGAGAATGGGCTGCGCCTGGTGCCAGAGCTGTACAGTGTGCCACCAGATAAG GTGGATGAGGAGTACAGGAACCCGCACACTGTGGACAGGATACCTATGGGCAAGCTGCCACTCATGTGGGGACAGTCCCTCTacatcctgggctgcctgtTGGCCGAG GGGTTTCTAGCTCCTGGTGAAATAGATCCCCTGAACCGCCGGTTTGCGACAGTCCCCAAGCCTGATGTGGTGATCCAAG TGTGCATCCTGGCCGAGACTGAGGCGATCAAGGCTGTCCTGAGGAAGGAGGATATCAATGTGGAGACTGTGGAAGATGTCTACCCCATCAGAGTGCAGCCTGCACGCATCCTCAGCCACATCTACGCCCGGCTGG GCCGCAACAAGCAGTTGTGCCTGACGGGACGGCCCTACCGGCACATGGGCGTCCTTGGGACTTCCAAGCTCTACAAGATCAGGAAGAACATATTTGCCTTTACCCCACAG TTCATAGACCAGCAGCAGTTTTACCTGGCTCTTGACAATAAGATGATTGTGGAGATGCTGAGGACAGACCTCTCATACCTCTGCAGCCGCTGGAGGATGACAGGGCGGCCAACCATCACCTTCCTCGTCTCCCACACCATGCTTG CAGATGAGGCTGGCAGCAGCGTGCACCCCACAGTGCTGACGATGCTGCGGAAGCTGCAGGATGGGTATTTTGGAGGTGCAAG GATCCAGATGGGTAAGTTGTCGGAGTTCCTGACAACGTCATGCCGAACGCACCTCAGCTTTATGGACCCTGGGCCAGAGGGTAAGGTCTTTGCCAAGAGTTGCGGGCTCAGCATTGACAGCTTTGAGGAGCTAAACGCCGAGGAATGGCTGCATGGCTTGCAGGTAGCAGAGGATG AGGACATGTATGATGAGGTTGCTCAGTACTTGGACCACCTGCTGCAGCGCACGGTTCCCCACACAAACCTCCCTCCCACGGCCCAGCGGGGAGGGCTGAGCCGCTTCCGAGCTGCTGTCCACACCACCCGTGACCTCATGTCCCTGGCGTCCAAGGCCAAGGACCTTCATGTCCAGA ATGTTGGAATGTATGTCCCCAGTAAGATCTTCCAGGCATCTCAGCAGTCGGTCAAGCTGCTGAGTTCTCCCCCCCAGCACGACATGGATGCCAAG AGCCATGCACTGTATGCAGAGATGAACCTGCCCCATGATGAGGCTGGCAATGTGGACTGCAAGGCCCTAGTGGACCAGCTGCGTGTCTGCCCCACGCTGCAGGAGCAAGCAGACATCCTCTACATGCTCCACATCCTCAA AGGCCCTGAGTGGCACACGGGGCTTGACAGTGAGCCTGGCCCCACCGTCAAGGAGCTCCTCACTGAGCTGTACGTGCGGGTGGGAGACACGCGCCAGTGGGCCCTGATCCGCTACATCTCTGGCATCCTCAAGAAAAAGGTGGAAGCTCTGGATGAG GCCTGCACTGACCTCCTGTCTCACCAGAAGCACTTGACAGTGGGGTTGCCTCCAGAGCCACGGGAGAAGACGATCTCTGC CCCGATCCCCTACGAGGAGCTCGTTCACCTCATTGATGAAGCCAGTGAGAAGAATCTCAGTGTGTCCATCCTCACCCAG GAGATCATGGTGTACTTGGCCATGTACATGCGCACACAGCCCGCGCTCTTCGCCGAGATGTTCCGCATCCGTATCGGACTCATCATCCAGGTGATGGCAACGGAGCTGGCACTctccctgcactgctcag CTGGAGAAGCCACTGAGAACCTAATGAATCTCAGCCCATCAGACATGAAGAGCCTTCTCTACCACATCCTCTCTGGCAAGGAGTTTGGGGTGGAGAGAAGCG tGCGCTCGGTTGACGCATCGTTCACCACCGCTGTCTCCATCTGTGAGGTGGAGGCTGTTGGGGCCACCAAGTCTGAGCGTGCTGGCATCGTCAGGCTGAAAAGTGAGATCAAGCAG CAATTGGATAAACGTAGGCAGTCTCTGACTGGGAGTAAG ccTCCCAGTGTGCAATCCAGGGACACCAACCTGAAGTCCTCTCTG TCCACTGGGCactcagagctgctgggcaagGGATCCTTTTCAAGCATGCTGCCAGACCAGGGCAGTAAGGAGAGCCGCCAGGGCCAGTGGCAGCGGAGACGGCGGCTGGATGGGGCCCTCAACCGTGTTCCTGTGGGCTTCTACCAGAAGGTCTGGAAGGTCCTGCAGAAG TGCCATGGCCTCTCTGTGGAGGGCTTTGTTCTCCCCTCTTCAACAACCAGAGAG ATGACCCCAGGGGAAATGAAGTTTGCTGTACATGTGGAGTCAGTCCTCAACCGTGTGCCCCAGCCAGAGTACAGGCAGCTGCTGGTAGAGGCTATCTTAGTACTCACCATGCTGGTGGACGTGGAGGTGCACACCATCGGCAGCATCATAGCTGTGGAAAAGATCTTGCAGACAGCCAATGACCTCTTCTATGAGGAGCAG AAGGCCCTTGGTGCTGATGACCACATGCTGGAGAGGGATCCCACGACAGGCATCTGCAGCCTGCTGTACGACAGCGCGCCGAGCGGCCGGTTCGGCACCATGACCTACCTGTCCAGGGCGGTGGCCGTCTGCTTGTACGACTCCCTGCCCTCCGACGGCTGCTCCATGCAGTAG
- the PHKA1 gene encoding phosphorylase b kinase regulatory subunit alpha, skeletal muscle isoform isoform X2 — translation MRSRSNSGVRLDGYGRLVQQTILRHQDAVTGLLPAGAHHRDAWVRDNVYSILAVWGLGLAYRKNADRDEDKAKAYELEQSVVKLMRGLLQCMMRQVEKVEAFKYSQSTRDCLHAKYDTHTCATVVGDHEWGHLQMDATSLYLLMLAQMTASGLHIIHSLDEVNFIQNLVFYIEAAYKTADFGIWERGDKTNQGITELNASSVGMAKAALEALDELDLFGAKGGPQSVIRVLSDEVQHCQSILHSMLPRASTSKEVDASVLSVISYPAFAVEDSELVEITKQEIITKLQGRYGCCRFLRDGYRTPKEDPSRLYYEPAELKLFENIECEWPLFWAYLVIDGIFSGNMEQVQEYREALEGVLIKGENGLRLVPELYSVPPDKVDEEYRNPHTVDRIPMGKLPLMWGQSLYILGCLLAEGFLAPGEIDPLNRRFATVPKPDVVIQVCILAETEAIKAVLRKEDINVETVEDVYPIRVQPARILSHIYARLGRNKQLCLTGRPYRHMGVLGTSKLYKIRKNIFAFTPQFIDQQQFYLALDNKMIVEMLRTDLSYLCSRWRMTGRPTITFLVSHTMLDEAGSSVHPTVLTMLRKLQDGYFGGARIQMGKLSEFLTTSCRTHLSFMDPGPEGKVFAKSCGLSIDSFEELNAEEWLHGLQVAEDEDMYDEVAQYLDHLLQRTVPHTNLPPTAQRGGLSRFRAAVHTTRDLMSLASKAKDLHVQNVGMYVPSKIFQASQQSVKLLSSPPQHDMDAKSHALYAEMNLPHDEAGNVDCKALVDQLRVCPTLQEQADILYMLHILKGPEWHTGLDSEPGPTVKELLTELYVRVGDTRQWALIRYISGILKKKVEALDEACTDLLSHQKHLTVGLPPEPREKTISAPIPYEELVHLIDEASEKNLSVSILTQEIMVYLAMYMRTQPALFAEMFRIRIGLIIQVMATELALSLHCSAGEATENLMNLSPSDMKSLLYHILSGKEFGVERSVRSVDASFTTAVSICEVEAVGATKSERAGIVRLKSEIKQQLDKRRQSLTGSKPPSVQSRDTNLKSSLSTGHSELLGKGSFSSMLPDQGSKESRQGQWQRRRRLDGALNRVPVGFYQKVWKVLQKCHGLSVEGFVLPSSTTREMTPGEMKFAVHVESVLNRVPQPEYRQLLVEAILVLTMLVDVEVHTIGSIIAVEKILQTANDLFYEEQKALGADDHMLERDPTTGICSLLYDSAPSGRFGTMTYLSRAVAVCLYDSLPSDGCSMQ, via the exons atGCGCAGCCGGAGCAACTCGGGCGTGCGGCTGGACGGCTACGGGCGCCTGGTGCAGCAGACCATCCTCCGGCACCAG GACGCGGTGACGGGCTTGCTCCCCGCCGGTGCCCACCACCGGGATGCCTGGGTCCGGGACAACGTCTACAGCATCCTGGCCGTCTGGGGGCTGGGCCTGGCCTACCGCAAGAACGCCGACCGCGACGAGGACAAGGCCAAGGCCTACGAGCTGGAGCAG AGTGTGGTGAAGCTGATGCGGGGGCTGCTCCAGTGCATGATGAGACAG GTAGAGAAGGTGGAGGCATTCAAGTACAGCCAGAGCACCAGGGACTGCCTGCATGCCAAGTACGACACCCACACCTGTGCCACCGTGGTGGGGGACCATGAGTGGGGTCACCTACAGATGGATGCCACCTCCCTCTACCTGCTCATGCTGGCGCAGATGACAGCCTCAG GCCTCCACATAATTCACAGCCTGGATGAAGTCAACTTTATCCAGAACCTCGTGTTCTACATTGAAGCAGCCTACAAAACTGCG GACTTCGGGATATGGGAGCGCGGGGACAAGACGAACCAGGGCATCACCGAGTTGAATGCCAGCTCCGTAGGCATGGCCAAG GCTGCCCTGGAGGCACTGGATGAGCTGGATCTCTTTGGAGCAAAGGGAGGCCCACAGTCAGTCATACGGGTGCTGTCAGATGAggtgcagcactgccag TCCATCCTCCACTCGATGCTGCCCAGGGCCTCCACATCCAAGGAGGTGGATGCCAGTGTGCTCTCTGTCATCTCCTACCCAGCCTTTGCTGTGGAGGACAGCGAGCTGGTGGAAATCACCAAGCAAGAGATCATCACAAAGCTGCAG gGGCGCTATGGCTGCTGCCGCTTCCTGCGGGATGGATACAGGACACCTAAAGAG gaccCCAGCCGCCTCTACTACGAACCTGCAGAGCTGAAGCTGTTTGAGAACATCGAATGCGAGTGGCCTCTCTTCTGGGCCTACTTGGTCATTGATGGGATTTTCAGTGGAAACATGGAGCAG gTGCAGGAATACCGGGAAGCCCTTGAGGGGGTTCTCATCAAGGGGGAGAATGGGCTGCGCCTGGTGCCAGAGCTGTACAGTGTGCCACCAGATAAG GTGGATGAGGAGTACAGGAACCCGCACACTGTGGACAGGATACCTATGGGCAAGCTGCCACTCATGTGGGGACAGTCCCTCTacatcctgggctgcctgtTGGCCGAG GGGTTTCTAGCTCCTGGTGAAATAGATCCCCTGAACCGCCGGTTTGCGACAGTCCCCAAGCCTGATGTGGTGATCCAAG TGTGCATCCTGGCCGAGACTGAGGCGATCAAGGCTGTCCTGAGGAAGGAGGATATCAATGTGGAGACTGTGGAAGATGTCTACCCCATCAGAGTGCAGCCTGCACGCATCCTCAGCCACATCTACGCCCGGCTGG GCCGCAACAAGCAGTTGTGCCTGACGGGACGGCCCTACCGGCACATGGGCGTCCTTGGGACTTCCAAGCTCTACAAGATCAGGAAGAACATATTTGCCTTTACCCCACAG TTCATAGACCAGCAGCAGTTTTACCTGGCTCTTGACAATAAGATGATTGTGGAGATGCTGAGGACAGACCTCTCATACCTCTGCAGCCGCTGGAGGATGACAGGGCGGCCAACCATCACCTTCCTCGTCTCCCACACCATGCTTG ATGAGGCTGGCAGCAGCGTGCACCCCACAGTGCTGACGATGCTGCGGAAGCTGCAGGATGGGTATTTTGGAGGTGCAAG GATCCAGATGGGTAAGTTGTCGGAGTTCCTGACAACGTCATGCCGAACGCACCTCAGCTTTATGGACCCTGGGCCAGAGGGTAAGGTCTTTGCCAAGAGTTGCGGGCTCAGCATTGACAGCTTTGAGGAGCTAAACGCCGAGGAATGGCTGCATGGCTTGCAGGTAGCAGAGGATG AGGACATGTATGATGAGGTTGCTCAGTACTTGGACCACCTGCTGCAGCGCACGGTTCCCCACACAAACCTCCCTCCCACGGCCCAGCGGGGAGGGCTGAGCCGCTTCCGAGCTGCTGTCCACACCACCCGTGACCTCATGTCCCTGGCGTCCAAGGCCAAGGACCTTCATGTCCAGA ATGTTGGAATGTATGTCCCCAGTAAGATCTTCCAGGCATCTCAGCAGTCGGTCAAGCTGCTGAGTTCTCCCCCCCAGCACGACATGGATGCCAAG AGCCATGCACTGTATGCAGAGATGAACCTGCCCCATGATGAGGCTGGCAATGTGGACTGCAAGGCCCTAGTGGACCAGCTGCGTGTCTGCCCCACGCTGCAGGAGCAAGCAGACATCCTCTACATGCTCCACATCCTCAA AGGCCCTGAGTGGCACACGGGGCTTGACAGTGAGCCTGGCCCCACCGTCAAGGAGCTCCTCACTGAGCTGTACGTGCGGGTGGGAGACACGCGCCAGTGGGCCCTGATCCGCTACATCTCTGGCATCCTCAAGAAAAAGGTGGAAGCTCTGGATGAG GCCTGCACTGACCTCCTGTCTCACCAGAAGCACTTGACAGTGGGGTTGCCTCCAGAGCCACGGGAGAAGACGATCTCTGC CCCGATCCCCTACGAGGAGCTCGTTCACCTCATTGATGAAGCCAGTGAGAAGAATCTCAGTGTGTCCATCCTCACCCAG GAGATCATGGTGTACTTGGCCATGTACATGCGCACACAGCCCGCGCTCTTCGCCGAGATGTTCCGCATCCGTATCGGACTCATCATCCAGGTGATGGCAACGGAGCTGGCACTctccctgcactgctcag CTGGAGAAGCCACTGAGAACCTAATGAATCTCAGCCCATCAGACATGAAGAGCCTTCTCTACCACATCCTCTCTGGCAAGGAGTTTGGGGTGGAGAGAAGCG tGCGCTCGGTTGACGCATCGTTCACCACCGCTGTCTCCATCTGTGAGGTGGAGGCTGTTGGGGCCACCAAGTCTGAGCGTGCTGGCATCGTCAGGCTGAAAAGTGAGATCAAGCAG CAATTGGATAAACGTAGGCAGTCTCTGACTGGGAGTAAG ccTCCCAGTGTGCAATCCAGGGACACCAACCTGAAGTCCTCTCTG TCCACTGGGCactcagagctgctgggcaagGGATCCTTTTCAAGCATGCTGCCAGACCAGGGCAGTAAGGAGAGCCGCCAGGGCCAGTGGCAGCGGAGACGGCGGCTGGATGGGGCCCTCAACCGTGTTCCTGTGGGCTTCTACCAGAAGGTCTGGAAGGTCCTGCAGAAG TGCCATGGCCTCTCTGTGGAGGGCTTTGTTCTCCCCTCTTCAACAACCAGAGAG ATGACCCCAGGGGAAATGAAGTTTGCTGTACATGTGGAGTCAGTCCTCAACCGTGTGCCCCAGCCAGAGTACAGGCAGCTGCTGGTAGAGGCTATCTTAGTACTCACCATGCTGGTGGACGTGGAGGTGCACACCATCGGCAGCATCATAGCTGTGGAAAAGATCTTGCAGACAGCCAATGACCTCTTCTATGAGGAGCAG AAGGCCCTTGGTGCTGATGACCACATGCTGGAGAGGGATCCCACGACAGGCATCTGCAGCCTGCTGTACGACAGCGCGCCGAGCGGCCGGTTCGGCACCATGACCTACCTGTCCAGGGCGGTGGCCGTCTGCTTGTACGACTCCCTGCCCTCCGACGGCTGCTCCATGCAGTAG